A part of Thermotoga petrophila RKU-1 genomic DNA contains:
- a CDS encoding MBL fold metallo-hydrolase: MRIHVLCDDSSQNGFESEHGFSVLVDSVLFDTGKSDVFLKNARKLGIDLPKDVLISHGHYDHAGGLLYLSGKRVWLRKEALDPKYSGERYAGADWNEIFKKNTGKLVIEKITEIGKNMFLLGPANLRGKVPTGDFFVERNGERRKDLFEDEQTLVVRTKEGLVVITGCSHRGIDNILLDIAETFNERIKMVMGGFHLLKSSDDEIEKIVKVFNELGVETVVPCHCTGERAVDIFKREFLGKIMDCYAGLKLEVSA; this comes from the coding sequence ATGCGAATACACGTTCTGTGTGATGATTCATCTCAAAATGGATTTGAAAGCGAACACGGTTTTTCTGTTCTTGTGGATTCCGTTCTTTTCGATACGGGGAAATCCGATGTGTTTCTCAAAAACGCGCGAAAGCTGGGAATTGATCTTCCAAAGGACGTGCTCATCAGTCATGGTCACTACGATCACGCGGGGGGTCTTTTGTATCTTTCAGGAAAAAGAGTGTGGCTCAGAAAAGAAGCCCTGGATCCGAAGTATTCCGGAGAAAGATACGCAGGAGCCGACTGGAATGAAATATTCAAGAAGAACACAGGGAAGCTCGTGATCGAAAAGATCACCGAGATCGGGAAAAACATGTTCCTTCTGGGACCAGCGAATCTGAGAGGAAAGGTCCCCACAGGAGACTTCTTCGTTGAGAGAAACGGTGAGAGGCGAAAAGATCTCTTCGAGGACGAACAGACTCTGGTTGTGAGAACAAAGGAAGGTCTGGTTGTCATAACTGGGTGTTCTCACCGCGGGATCGACAACATTCTCCTCGACATCGCGGAGACCTTCAACGAGCGCATCAAAATGGTAATGGGAGGCTTCCATCTTCTGAAATCTTCCGATGATGAGATAGAGAAAATCGTGAAGGTTTTCAACGAGCTTGGAGTTGAAACCGTGGTCCCCTGTCACTGCACGGGTGAAAGAGCAGTTGATATCTTCAAAAGAGAATTCCTCGGAAAAATCATGGATTGCTACGCGGGTTTGAAACTTGAGGTTTCAGCCTGA
- a CDS encoding DUF5320 domain-containing protein produces MWWGRGYGWRKGWGWRGGFGFGGGPWWAYYDYPPVPPSPEEKKEMLLDYKRYLEEELRYVEERLKELENRK; encoded by the coding sequence ATGTGGTGGGGCAGAGGATACGGATGGAGAAAAGGCTGGGGCTGGCGAGGAGGATTCGGTTTTGGAGGAGGGCCATGGTGGGCTTACTACGATTACCCTCCAGTGCCACCTTCTCCTGAAGAGAAAAAAGAAATGCTTCTGGATTACAAAAGATACCTGGAAGAAGAGCTCAGATACGTTGAAGAGAGACTGAAAGAGCTTGAAAACAGGAAGTGA
- a CDS encoding HD-GYP domain-containing protein — protein MEGGLRATKSPIPFRGLGGGQIGKIAVPEHILNKPGKLTDEEFEEIKKHSIVGADILREYPELSFAVPVVLYHHERMDGSGYPFGLKDGEIPLLARILAVADVFDALTSDRPYRKAMKPEDAVALMKKMPLDQEVVGILEKYLSEFFRLKPQVSNPRSNP, from the coding sequence ATGGAAGGTGGCCTGAGAGCCACCAAAAGTCCCATCCCCTTTAGGGGATTGGGAGGAGGTCAAATAGGAAAGATCGCTGTACCAGAACACATCTTGAACAAACCCGGAAAGCTCACAGATGAAGAATTCGAGGAAATCAAAAAACACTCCATCGTTGGTGCAGACATATTGAGGGAATATCCGGAGCTGTCCTTCGCTGTCCCTGTGGTTCTATACCATCACGAAAGGATGGATGGTTCTGGATATCCTTTCGGTTTGAAAGATGGAGAGATACCGCTCCTTGCCAGGATTTTAGCGGTAGCGGATGTGTTCGACGCCCTTACCAGCGACAGGCCCTACAGAAAAGCTATGAAGCCAGAAGACGCTGTAGCTCTCATGAAGAAAATGCCTCTCGATCAAGAGGTCGTGGGAATCCTTGAAAAATATCTTTCGGAGTTTTTCAGGCTGAAACCTCAAGTTTCAAACCCGCGTAGCAATCCATGA
- a CDS encoding DUF5320 domain-containing protein, whose amino-acid sequence MPRLDGTGPMGLGPMTGRGLGWCRFGGSWARPWRWWRGFGYGWRRGWPFGMGLARRHGRGWRGWW is encoded by the coding sequence ATGCCGAGGCTCGACGGAACGGGCCCGATGGGACTTGGGCCGATGACGGGCAGAGGTCTCGGATGGTGCAGGTTCGGTGGTAGCTGGGCAAGACCCTGGAGATGGTGGAGAGGTTTTGGTTATGGATGGAGAAGAGGATGGCCATTTGGAATGGGCCTTGCCCGGAGACATGGAAGAGGATGGAGAGGCTGGTGGTAA